The Chloroflexota bacterium region CTCGGTGGACGTTGACGCCGCGACGGCGCGGAACATCCCCGTCACCAACTGCCCGGACACCTTCATCGAGGAGGTGGCCGACCACACGATGATGCTGATTCTCTCGACGTTCCGGCGGCTGACGACGATGGACCGGATGGTGCGGGAGTCGCGGTGGCGCGAGGGACGGCCGCTGCTGTCGGAGTTTCCTCGGCTGATGGGGCAGACGCTGGGGTTCATCGGCTTTGGACACGTGCCGCGGGCTACGGCGATCCGGGCGTCTGGGTTCGGCATGCGGATGCTGGCGTACGACCCGTACATCGAGGAGCTGGTGATGAGCGGGTACGGGGTCGAGCCGGTCGGGTTGATGGAGCTGCTGGAGAAGTCGGACATCGTCTCGATGCATGCGCCGGCGACGGCGGAGGCCGATGGTATGCTGACGCACCGGCACTTTCAGGCGATGAAGCCGACGGCGCTCTTCATCAACAACGGGCGCGGGCCGACGGTCCACGAAGAGGCGCTCATCCAGGCGCTGCAGGAAGGATGGATTGCCGCGGCGGGGCTGGACGTGCTCGAGAAAGAGCCGCCGGACCCGGAGAACCCGCTGCTGCACATGGACAACGTCATCCTGACGCCGCACGTGGCGTCGGCGTCGGCGCGGATGGCGCCGGAGTCTCGGCGGCGGGTGGGCACGGAGATCGCGCTGGTGCTGACGGGGCGGTGGCCGAAGTCTTGCGTGAACCCGTCAGTGCTGGAGAAGACGGACCTGCGGCGGTGGCAGCCGTACTCGATGGAGCGCGGGCCGGGGTCGTAGAGACTGGAAGCGCGCGCCCTTCGACAGGCTCAGGGCGAACGGAGGGATGACATTGGCGACTGTCGCGGTTCCAGCCAGCATCGAGGATGTGACGCCGGAGTGGCTGACGGCTGCGCTGCGCGAGAGTGGGCTCGACGTGCGGGTGGCCTCGGTGACGGCGCAGAGCATCGGCGAGGGTTTCGGCGTCAACGGGATGACCTCTCGGCTGCGGGTCGAGTACGCAGCGGGCGACGGGCCGCCGTCGTTTGTGATGAAGCTGCCAGCGACGATGCCGGAGAGCAAGGCCATCGGGCTGCGGCTGGGGTTCTACGAGAACGAGATCCGCTTCTACGACGAGCTTGCGGGCGGCGTGTCCGTCAACCTGCCTCGACATTACTACACCGGCATGGACAAGGAGCGGCAGGACTACGCGCTGCTGCTGGAGGACATGGCGCCCGCGACGCCCGGCGACGACATCGCGAGTTGCTCGCTGGAGGATGCGCAGCTCATCGTGGACGAGCTTCCGAAGCTGCATGTGCCGTGGTGGAACAGCGAACTGCTGCCGACGCTCGAGTGGCTGCCTGTCGGCGAGCCGAACATCGAGGCGGCGAACCAGCGGTTCCAGGAGACCCTATTTCCGGCGACGATTGAGCACTACGGCAGTACGCTGTCGCCGACTGCATACCGGGTGGCGGAGAAGTACTCTCGGGGGCTGGTGCACATCGTGAAGCAGATGACAGCGGCCCCGTACACGCTGACGCACAGCGACTACCGGCTGGTGAATATGCTGCTGGGCGGGACGGGGGAAAGCCGACAGATCACGGTGCTCGACTGGCAGCGTGTCGCGCTGGGGAAGGGGCCCATCGACGTGGCCTTCTTCACGGTGCTGAGTTTGCCGCCGGAGACGCGGCGGGCTTGGCAGTGGGGGCTGGTGGAGCGGTACCACGAGGGGCTGCTGGAGCGGGGAATCAAGGGCTACAGCCTGGAGGAGTGCCAGCGCGACTATCGGCTGTGCGCCTTCGCGCCGTCGCGTATCGCGCTGGCGCACGGGTCACGGCCGCGATCGCAGCTCGACGGGGACGCGGGCGTGTTGCTGCAGGCGACGCTGATGCAGCGAGCGGCGGCCGCGATGGAAGATTTGGACATGGAGGAGTTTTTGTAGAGGCAACCCTCGTGGTTGCCTTGGGCGCCCACAAGGGGCGCTCCTATGCCGGCGCCCCTCGGGGTTCCCCTGCCTTCCATACCGGGGTGCGGGGCAGGCTTCGAGGGAACGACGGAGGTGTCGCGTTTGTCGGGGTTCCTGCCTGCGCAGGAACGACGGTTGGGAGGAGAATCTGGAGGCAGGCCAATGGCAGACGTGGAGGTTCCATCCGGACTTACAGACATAACAGCTGAGTGGATGACGGAGGTGCTGCGCGGGCGCGGGCTTGACGTGGAGGTCGCGTCCGTGACGCCGGAGGTGGGCGCGGAAGGCTCGGGGGTGAACGGCATCACCTGCCGGTTGTTCCTGGAGTACGCGCGTGGCGGCGAGGGCGCGCCGGCGTCGCTCGTGGTGAAGCTGCCGTCGACGTCGGAGACCATCAAGGGGGTCGCGATCCGGCAGCGGTTCTACCACAACGAAATCTACTTCTACGACGACATCGCGGACAGGATCACGGTCAACATCCCGCGGCACTACTACGGAGGCATCGACGACGAGCGGCAGAACTTCGCGCTGCTGATGCAGGACATGACGCCTGCCGTCGTGGGGGACGACATCGGGAGCTGCACCAAGGAAGAGGCGGTGCTGGCGGTGCGGGAGATCCCCAAGCTGCACGCGCCGTGGTGGGAGCACCCGGACCTCGACAGCTTCGCGTGGCTGCCCGTCGGGGAGCCGAACCTGGCCGTGGCCGACGCCCGGTTCGCGAACGAGGTGCTGCCGGGGGTGATGCGCAACTACGGCGACGAGCTTTCGCCGAAGGTGCGGGGTATCATCGAGCGGTACTGCACCAACTTCACCGAGACCGTTCTGAGCATGTGCACGAGCCCCAGGACGCTGACGCACAGCGACTACCGGCTGACGAACATGCTGTTCGGCGGGCCGCCGGACGCGCGGGAGATCACGGTGGTCGACTGGCAGCGGGTGGCGATTGCTCGCGGGCCGGTGGACGTGGCGTTCTTCGCGGTGCTGAGCCTGACGCCGGAGCTGCGGCGGGCGTGGGAGCGGGAGCTGGTGGAGCAGTACCACGACGCGCTGATGGCGGAGGGCGTGAAAGGGTACTCGCTGGAGGCGTGCTGGCGGGACTACCGGCTGTGCGCCATCGGGCCGTCGCGGATCACGCTGTCGTTCTCGGCGCGGCCGCGGGAGGACATGGGCGGCGCGCACCTGCTCGCGCTGCAGCAGACGCTGATCTCGCGCGTGTCGGCGGCGATGGAGGACCTGGACATGGAGGAGTTTGTGTAGGGGGGGCGTGGCTTGACGAAATCACGAGCTTTCACCCTGACCCTTGTGCTGCACATGTAAGTGGGCCCAGTTATGCCGTACCATGCGAAGGCCGCCCTGTCCTGCGGGGGCTGGCAGGATCCCGAAATCGGAGGAATCAGCGCTCTATGCCGAACAATAGCTGTGAACAGGTTGACCTGATCCTCGTCGGCTGCGTCAAAAGCAAGCGCCATCATGCCAGCCTCGCCCGAGATATCTACACGTCACCACTCTGGGTGGGAGTTGAGGGGATACAAGATGCATGTACCGGACATTCACCACGCGGCCATCATGGCCGAGGCAATCGCAAGCGACTTCTACAACGACCGGTTCGACCTGTCCGCGAGGAAGGAGGGGTCCGGCAGCTTACGGCCGCAAATGCCGGGGAGCGACCAGGCGACGCGCCTGCGCAATTCAGGAGCATCTCTCCGAGCCGTGCGCCTGTTCCTGACATTCGTTTC contains the following coding sequences:
- a CDS encoding phosphotransferase; the encoded protein is MADVEVPSGLTDITAEWMTEVLRGRGLDVEVASVTPEVGAEGSGVNGITCRLFLEYARGGEGAPASLVVKLPSTSETIKGVAIRQRFYHNEIYFYDDIADRITVNIPRHYYGGIDDERQNFALLMQDMTPAVVGDDIGSCTKEEAVLAVREIPKLHAPWWEHPDLDSFAWLPVGEPNLAVADARFANEVLPGVMRNYGDELSPKVRGIIERYCTNFTETVLSMCTSPRTLTHSDYRLTNMLFGGPPDAREITVVDWQRVAIARGPVDVAFFAVLSLTPELRRAWERELVEQYHDALMAEGVKGYSLEACWRDYRLCAIGPSRITLSFSARPREDMGGAHLLALQQTLISRVSAAMEDLDMEEFV
- a CDS encoding C-terminal binding protein — protein: MATFKVVAQKPPVPTPMQPGDFDLEMEALAGIDAEIVELEATTEDEFIAGARDADAVMARGRRMTKNIIDSLERCKVIALGSVGADSVDVDAATARNIPVTNCPDTFIEEVADHTMMLILSTFRRLTTMDRMVRESRWREGRPLLSEFPRLMGQTLGFIGFGHVPRATAIRASGFGMRMLAYDPYIEELVMSGYGVEPVGLMELLEKSDIVSMHAPATAEADGMLTHRHFQAMKPTALFINNGRGPTVHEEALIQALQEGWIAAAGLDVLEKEPPDPENPLLHMDNVILTPHVASASARMAPESRRRVGTEIALVLTGRWPKSCVNPSVLEKTDLRRWQPYSMERGPGS
- a CDS encoding DUF1679 domain-containing protein, producing MATVAVPASIEDVTPEWLTAALRESGLDVRVASVTAQSIGEGFGVNGMTSRLRVEYAAGDGPPSFVMKLPATMPESKAIGLRLGFYENEIRFYDELAGGVSVNLPRHYYTGMDKERQDYALLLEDMAPATPGDDIASCSLEDAQLIVDELPKLHVPWWNSELLPTLEWLPVGEPNIEAANQRFQETLFPATIEHYGSTLSPTAYRVAEKYSRGLVHIVKQMTAAPYTLTHSDYRLVNMLLGGTGESRQITVLDWQRVALGKGPIDVAFFTVLSLPPETRRAWQWGLVERYHEGLLERGIKGYSLEECQRDYRLCAFAPSRIALAHGSRPRSQLDGDAGVLLQATLMQRAAAAMEDLDMEEFL